One Heptranchias perlo isolate sHepPer1 chromosome 2, sHepPer1.hap1, whole genome shotgun sequence DNA segment encodes these proteins:
- the fzd1 gene encoding frizzled-1, with the protein MAGCNCFHLDLCKLASARWLFVLHLFLQGLGPVRPQGQYNGERGISIPDHGFCQPISIPLCTDIAYNQTIMPNLLGHTNQEDAGLEVHQFYPLVKVQCSPELKFFLCSMYAPVCTVLEQAIPPCRSLCERARHGCEALMNKFGFQWPESLRCENFPIHGSIDLCVGQNNTDKGSPTLDPTQSLPDAGTIYPKGYPSRDQFICPRVLKVPPYLNYHFLGEKDCGAPCEPTRSNGLMYFSQEELKFAKIWIGIWSVLCCASTLFTVLTYLVDMQRFSYPERPIIFLSGCYTMVAIAYIAGFLLEEKVVCNDTFAGDGYKIVAQGTKKEGCTILFMMLYFFSMASSIWWVILSLTWFLAAGMKWGHEAIEANSQYFHLAAWAVPAIKTITILAVGQVDGDVLSGVCFVGLNNVDALRGFVLAPLFVYLFIGTSFLLAGFVSLFRIRTIMKHDGTKTEKLEKLMVRIGIFSVLYTVPATIVIACYFYEQAFRDQWEKSWISQTCKSYAIPCPHNQHPHMTPDFTVYMIKYLMTLIVGITSGFWIWSGKTLHSWRKFYTRLTNSKHGETTV; encoded by the coding sequence ATGGCTGGGTGTAATTGCTTCCATCTGGATTTATGCAAACTTGCGAGCGCTCGGTGGTTGTTTGTGCTCCATCTCTTTCTTCAGGGTTTGGGACCCGTCCGGCCACAGGGGCAGTACAACGGCGAGAGGGGCATCTCGATCCCTGATCACGGCTTTTGCCAGCCGATCTCGATCCCTCTGTGCACCGACATTGCCTACAACCAGACCATCATGCCGAACTTGTTGGGACACACGAACCAGGAAGACGCCGGCCTGGAAGTTCATCAGTTTTACCCGTTGGTGAAAGTGCAGTGTTCGCCCGAGTTGAAGTTTTTCCTCTGCTCCATGTACGCCCCGGTGTGTACCGTGCTGGAACAGGCCATCCCCCCGTGCCGATCACTGTGCGAGCGGGCCAGGCACGGATGCGAAGCGCTTATGAACAAATTCGGTTTCCAGTGGCCCGAGAGCCTCCGATGCGAAAACTTTCCCATCCACGGATCTATCGACCTGTGCGTCGGACAGAACAACACGGATAAAGGCAGCCCGACCTTAGACCCGACCCAATCTCTCCCTGACGCCGGCACCATTTACCCTAAAGGGTACCCCAGTCGGGACCAATTCATTTGCCCCCGGGTTTTGAAAGTACCCCCTTACCTGAACTACCACTTTCTGGGAGAGAAGGACTGCGGGGCTCCCTGCGAGCCCACCCGATCCAACGGGCTGATGTATTTCAGCCAAGAGGAGCTGAAGTTTGCCAAGATTTGGATCGGGATCTGGTCGGTGCTGTGCTGCGCCTCCACCTTATTCACGGTGCTGACCTATTTGGTGGACATGCAGAGGTTCAGCTATCCCGAGCGCCCCATTATTTTCCTGTCTGGCTGTTACACAATGGTGGCCATTGCCTACATCGCCGGGTTCCTGCTGGAAGAAAAAGTGGTCTGCAACGATACGTTTGCAGGCGACGGCTACAAAATCGTTGCCCAGGGAACCAAGAAAGAAGGCTGCACCATTCTGTTTATGATGCTCTACTTTTTCAGCATGGCCAGCTCGATCTGGTGGGTGATCCTGTCCCTGACTTGGTTCTTGGCAGCTGGGATGAAATGGGGTCACGAGGCCATCGAGGCCAACTCCCAATACTTCCACCTGGCCGCCTGGGCAGTGCCAGCCATCAAGACCATCACCATCCTGGCCGTGGGCCAAGTGGACGGAGACGTCCTGAGCGGGGTCTGCTTCGTGGGGCTCAACAACGTGGACGCGCTGCGGGGCTTCGTGCTGGCGCCGCTCTTCGTCTACCTATTCATCGGCACCTCGTTCCTCCTGGCCGGCTTCGTGTCCCTCTTTCGCATCCGGACCATCATGAAGCACGACGGCACCAAGACCGAGAAGCTGGAGAAGCTGATGGTCCGGATCGGCATCTTCAGCGTCCTCTACACCGTGCCGGCCACTATCGTCATCGCCTGTTACTTTTACGAGCAAGCCTTTAGGGACCAGTGGGAGAAAAGTTGGATCAGCCAGACTTGCAAAAGTTACGCCATCCCTTGCCCCCATAACCAGCATCCACACATGACGCCGGATTTCACCGTCTACATGATCAAATATCTCATGACACTTATAGTGGGCatcacctctgggttttggatctGGTCTGGTAAGACTTTACATTCATGGCGCAAGTTCTACACTAGACTCACAAACAGTAAGCACGGGGAGACGACTGTGTGA